From the genome of Terriglobales bacterium:
CGACCATGGCCTGGCCCACGGGCACGCTCATGATGCGCCCGGTGCGCTTCACCTGGTCACCTTCCTTGATCTCGGTGTACTCGCCCAGGAGCACGCAGCCGACCTGGTCTTCCTCCAGGTTCATGGCGATGCCGGCCACGTTGTGCGGGAACTCGAGCAGTTCGCCGGCCATGACCTTGTCGAGGCCATGCAGGCGGGCGATGCCGTCGCCCAGGCTGATGACCGTGCCCACTTCGTCCACGGAGATCTTCGATTCGTAGTTCTCGATCTGCTCGCGGATGATCTTCGTGATCTCGTCTGCTTTAATACCTGCCATAGGATTCCTTGAAACCCTCAGTTCCTTCGACTCGCGCTATGCGCTCGCTCAGGATTTCGGCAGCGGGCTCCCGGTTGCGACGAGCCGCTCCCTCACGCCCGCTAAGCGCCTCAACTTCGTGATCTCGTCTGCTTGGATGCCTGCCATATGTAAGTTCTCGCTACCCTGCGCTCAACTGCTCCTTCAACCTGCGCAACTGTCCCTTCACCGACCCGTCGTAGATGGTGCTGCCGACCTTGACCACGGCACCGCCCAGCAGCTTCGTGTCCCGGCGGTATGCGGCCCGGACCTTCTTGCCCGTCAGGGCGGTGATCTGCTGCTCCAGGGCGCGCTTCTCTTCGTCGCCCAGGTCGCGGGCGGTGATGATCTCGGCGTCGGCGATGCCCAGCCGCGCGCTCAGTTCTTGCTGGAACTGGCGCGCAATCTCCGGCAGGGCGGCGATGCGCCGGTTGTCGATGAGCACCGCCACCAGGTTGCGGGTCATCGGCGACGCGCCCACGGCGTGCACGATCTGGTCCAGCACCTTGCGCTTCTGCTCCGCCGGCACCGACGGGCTCTCCCATACGGTGCGCAGAGGGGCATTGCTCTCCACCAGGTGCGCCAGGGTGTGCAGCTCGTCGATGGTCTGGTTCGCGTCCATCTTCTTGTCGAAGACCACGTCCGCGAAGGCCCGGGCGTAGCGGCTATTGACGGCGGCCATTACTTGCCGTCCTTTCCCAGCCGCTCGGCGAAGCCGCGCACCAGTTCGCGGTCTTCGTCGGTCCCCACGCTGATCTTCTGCTCCGCCAGCCCCACCGCCAGCTCCGCGGCGTACACTTTCAGCTGCGTGCGGGCGCTGCGGGCGGCGGCGGCGATCTCCTGTTCCGCGGCCTGCACCACTTTCTTGCGGTCATCCTCGGCCGCCGCCTGGATGCGTTCCTCTTCCTTGCGCGCGTCTGCCTCGGCGGAGCTGCGCATGACGGCGATCTCCTGGTCCAGGCGCGCCAGGCGGCTCTCGATGTCCCCCAAGCGCCGGTTGGCGTCCTCGCTGGCTTTGC
Proteins encoded in this window:
- the atpH gene encoding ATP synthase F1 subunit delta — its product is MAAVNSRYARAFADVVFDKKMDANQTIDELHTLAHLVESNAPLRTVWESPSVPAEQKRKVLDQIVHAVGASPMTRNLVAVLIDNRRIAALPEIARQFQQELSARLGIADAEIITARDLGDEEKRALEQQITALTGKKVRAAYRRDTKLLGGAVVKVGSTIYDGSVKGQLRRLKEQLSAG